Proteins from one Rosa chinensis cultivar Old Blush chromosome 7, RchiOBHm-V2, whole genome shotgun sequence genomic window:
- the LOC112178243 gene encoding WAT1-related protein At2g39510, with protein MFMGLIRRAKLVLAVILVQLGYAGLSIISMFSLKKGMSPSTFIVYRMAIATIVLAPFAFILERNSRPPMTWSIIAKIMLLSLFDPVLDQNLYYMGMKNSSATFTSAMCNMLPEYCLAWSFRFEKVSLKKLHSIAKVMGPVITVGGAIVLTLAIILRSYPCQLSLTAMICFWGMVEGAILAFVVERGQSGVWSIQFNIKLVAAFYGAMQSVVAYYVMGMVVKEKGPVFYSAFNPLATVMVAILGSFVLAEQLYLGSVIGAAVIIIGLYLILWGKAKDQSPPSQC; from the exons ATGTTTATGGGGTTGATCCGCCGGGCAAAGCTTGTGTTAGCAGTGATTTTGGTGCAGCTCGGGTATGCTGGGCTTTCGATAATCTCAATGTTTTCTCTAAAGAAGGGAATGAGTCCTTCCACATTCATCGTGTACCGAATGGCCATTGCTACTATTGTTCTAGCTCCATTTGCATTCATTTTGGAGAGGAATTCAAGACCTCCGATGACTTGGTCCATCATTGCAAAGATAATGTTGCTGAGCCTTTTCGA CCCTGTGCTTGACCAGAACCTGTACTACATGGGAATGAAGAATTCGAGTGCAACATTCACTTCTGCAATGTGCAATATGCTGCCTGAATATTGTCTGGCCTGGAGTTTTAG GTTTGAGAAGGTTAGCCTTAAGAAACTGCACAGCATAGCAAAGGTGATGGGGCCGGTCATCACAGTCGGGGGAGCAATTGTCTTGACTCTA GCAATTATCTTAAGATCCTACCCTTGTCAGCTCTCTCTCACAGCAATGATATGCTTTTGGGGTATGGTGGAAGGAGCAATACTGGCTTTTGTAGTTGAAAGGGGACAAAGTGGAGTCTGGTCCATACAATTCAACATCAAACTTGTAGCAGCATTTTATGGG GCAATGCAATCTGTTGTTGCTTATTATGTGATGGGAATGGTAGTGAAGGAAAAGGGACCTGTTTTTTACTCGGCTTTTAATCCCTTGGCCACAGTAATGGTTGCAATCCTGGGTTCCTTTGTTTTAGCAGAACAATTGTACCTTGGGAG TGTTATCGGAGCTGCTGTAATCATCATTGGTCTGTATCTCATTCTCTGGGGAAAAGCAAAGGACCAGTCTCCTCCATCACAGTGCTGA
- the LOC112179796 gene encoding ubiquitin-fold modifier-conjugating enzyme 1 encodes MEGWDPNTKSTLTQIPLLTTKAGPRDGPAWTQRLKEEYKSLIAYTQMNKSNDNDWFRISAANPEGTRWTGKCWYVHNLLKYEFDLQFDIPVTYPATAPELELPQLDGKTQKMYRGGKICLTVHFKPLWAKNCPRFGIAHALCLGLAPWLAAEIPILVDSGMVKHKDDAATSAES; translated from the exons ATGGAGGGTTGGGACCCGAACACGAAGTCGACGCTGACCCAGATCCCTCTCCTGACCACCAAGGCCGGGCCGCGAGATGGGCCGGCGTGGACCCAGAGGCTCAAAGAGGAGTACAAGTCGCTGATCGCCTACACCCAGATGAACAAGTCCAACGACAACGATTGGTTCCGAATCTCCGCCGCCAATCCCGAAGGGACACGTTGGACCGGCAAGTGCTGGTACGTCCACAACCTCCTCAAGTACGAGTTCGACCTCCAGTTCGATATTCCGGTCACTTACCCTGCCACCGCGCCGGAGCTCGAGCTCCCTCAGCTCGATGGGAAAACCCAAAAG ATGTATAGAGGAGGGAAGATTTGCTTGACCGTGCATTTCAAGCCGCTTTGGGCCAAAAACTG CCCTAGATTTGGTATAGCGCATGCTCTCTGTTTGGGTCTTGCTCCATGGCTTGCAGCAGAGATACCCATTCTTGTCGATTCTGGTATGGTCAAGCACAAAGATGATGCAGCAACATCGGCTGAATCTTAG
- the LOC112175804 gene encoding putative ripening-related protein 1 has product MTCFFSKGSFLVILLLAICLVSEAQQCRPSGRIRGKKPPPGQCNREDDSDCCKAGKMYPTYTCSPPMSDKTQAYLTLNSFEAGGDGGGPSECDGKYHNDNTPVVALSTGWYNGGSRCLNNIRINGNGRSVVAKVVDECDSTEGCDADHDYQPPCPNNIVDASKAVWKALGVSEDNWGGLDITWTDA; this is encoded by the coding sequence ATGACTTGCTTCTTCTCAAAAGGGTCTTTTCTAGTCATTCTCCTTTTAGCAATTTGCTTGGTTAGTGAAGCACAGCAATGTCGTCCAAGTGGAAGGATTAGAGGAAAGAAGCCCCCTCCTGGACAATGCAACCGAGAAGATGACTCTGACTGCTGCAAAGCTGGAAAAATGTACCCAACATACACATGCTCACCACCAATGTCAGATAAAACCCAGGCATACCTCACTCTCAACAGCTTTGAGGCAGGTGGTGACGGAGGAGGCCCATCTGAATGTGATGGCAAGTACCACAATGACAACACTCCAGTTGTGGCATTATCCAccggatggtacaatggaggATCAAGGTGCCTTAACAACATCAGAATTAATGGTAATGGGCGCAGTGTAGTGGCCAAGGTGGTGGATGAGTGTGACTCGACTGAGGGATGTGATGCGGACCATGATTATCAGCCTCCTTGTCCCAACAACATTGTTGATGCCTCCAAGGCTGTCTGGAAAGCCTTAGGTGTATCCGAAGACAATTGGGGTGGCTTAGATATCACATGGACCGACGCTTAG